The following are encoded together in the Oreochromis niloticus isolate F11D_XX linkage group LG12, O_niloticus_UMD_NMBU, whole genome shotgun sequence genome:
- the LOC100694461 gene encoding T-box transcription factor TBX2-B isoform X2, which produces MRTYSELCVSAEVPQTFPGGDAAPRATVLSGFTLFPVASTGGPSNRSLDTIVDPILRTSPPERSAVFSRSHELVEIEETAEDEPKLYLEASELWRQFHKCGTEMVITKSGRRMFPPLRARCTGMDRKAKYILLMDIVAADDCRYKFHNSRWMVAGKADPEMPKRMYIHPDSPATGEQWMSKVVNFHKLKLTNNISDKHGFTILNSMHKYQPRFHIVKAHDILTLPYCTFRTYVFSETEFIAVTAYQNDKITQLKIDNNPFAKGFRDTGNGRREKRSKETQLTDVKHEPVKDSPQQSHDSRSSDPHESDSDKDTNSEELPGEEMCETHQEKEPQPKVSITEATMQTTARIHKDVDLGQNHVSSLTTDQANRCQKQDAKTEQLSDVSTGFAYSCAYSPELNRYLWDPSVSNGFFHSSRLNTWHSCANMDRVVPCGLSPALTPLPINQQHAMAQDLMSLSHFGGFLFYPNSSFLATSAHYLNPQGQSGLDFRGCPSIRSRDYFSSPAIFSFVPAASGSFKYLTPDWLTQPKMEEKTLTEQEVTGARISKEQWESTDL; this is translated from the exons ATGCGCACTTACTCTGAGCTGTGCGTCTCAGCAGAGGTGCCTCAAACTTTTCCAGGAGGAGATGCGGCTCCCCGCGCGACTGTCCTGTCCGGATTCACTCTGTTCCCAGTTGCATCCACGGGAGGACCGTCAAACCGAAGCCTGGATACCATCGTAGATCCGATCCTTCGCACATCTCCGCCGGAGCGCTCTGCGGTATTTTCTCGGTCTCATGAACTTGTGGAAATCGAGGAAACAGCAGAAGATGAGCCCAAACTTTATTTGGAAGCCAGTGAGCTTTGGAGACAGTTCCACAAATGCGGAACAGAAATGGTCATTACAAAATCTGGGAG ACGTATGTTTCCGCCGCTCAGGGCCAGGTGCACGGGGATGGACAGAAAAGCCAAATATATTCTCCTCATGGACATCGTGGCAGCTGATGACTGTAGATATAAATTCCATAACTCGCGATGGATGGTGGCGGGCAAGGCGGACCCCGAGATGCCCAAACGCATGTACATCCACCCGGACAGTCCGGCTACTGGAGAGCAGTGGATGTCGAAAGTGGTCAACTTCCACAAGCTGAAACTAACCAACAACATATCAGACAAGCATGGATTT ACAATTCTCAACTCGATGCACAAGTACCAGCCCAGGTTTCATATAGTAAAGGCACATGACATCCTAACGCTGCCTTACTGCACTTTTAGGACATATGTGTTCTCTGAGACTGAATTCATCGCAGTTACAGCTTACCAGAATGACAAG ATCACACAGCTGAAAATAGACAACAATCCTTTCGCCAAGGGATTCCGAGATACTGGCAATggaaggagagagaagag GTCTAAAGAGACACAGCTGACTGATGTGAAACACGAACCTGTAAAAGACTCTCCACAGCAATCACACGATTCCAGGTCTTCAG ATCCCCATGAGAGTGACAGTGATAAGGACACAAATTCTGAGGAGCTTCCTGGAGAAGAGATGTGTGAAACACACCAGGAAAAAGAACCACAGCCAAAGGTTTCCATCACAGAAGCAACCATGCAGACTACAGCCAGGATCCACAAAGATGTGGACCTCGGACAAAACCATGTCAGCAGCCTAACAACTGACCAAGCAAATCGCTGCCAGAAACAAGATGCAAAGACGGAACAACTGTCTGATGTCTCCACCGGTTTTGCATACAGCTGTGCTTATTCTCCAGAATTAAACAGATATCTGTGGGATCCCAGTGTCTCAAATGGCTTTTTCCACTCATCTCGGCTGAACACCTGGCACAGCTGTGCCAACATGGACAGAGTAGTACCATGTGGATTGAGTCCAGCGCTGACTCCTCTTCCTATTAATCAACAACATGCAATGGCACAG GACCTGATGAGCCTTTCACACTTTGGAGGATTTCTGTTTTATCCTAACTCCAGCTTCTTAGCAACATCGGCCCACTACCTCAACCCACAAGGCCAGTCCGGATTGGATTTCAGAGGCTGTCCAAGCATCCGCAGTCGGGATTACTTCTCCTCTCCGGCAATATTTTCATTTGTTCCTGCAGCAAGTGGCAGTTTCAAATATCTCACCCCAGATTGGCTTACACAGCCTAAGATGGAGGAAAAGACTTTAACAGAGCAGGAAGTGACTGGAGCCAGGATAAGTAAAGAACAGTGGGAGTCTACTGACCTGTGA
- the LOC100694461 gene encoding T-box transcription factor TBX2-B isoform X1: MRTYSELCVSAEVPQTFPGGDAAPRATVLSGFTLFPVASTGGPSNRSLDTIVDPILRTSPPERSAVFSRSHELVEIEETAEDEPKLYLEASELWRQFHKCGTEMVITKSGRRMFPPLRARCTGMDRKAKYILLMDIVAADDCRYKFHNSRWMVAGKADPEMPKRMYIHPDSPATGEQWMSKVVNFHKLKLTNNISDKHGFTILNSMHKYQPRFHIVKAHDILTLPYCTFRTYVFSETEFIAVTAYQNDKITQLKIDNNPFAKGFRDTGNGRREKRKLQHSSHRSKETQLTDVKHEPVKDSPQQSHDSRSSDPHESDSDKDTNSEELPGEEMCETHQEKEPQPKVSITEATMQTTARIHKDVDLGQNHVSSLTTDQANRCQKQDAKTEQLSDVSTGFAYSCAYSPELNRYLWDPSVSNGFFHSSRLNTWHSCANMDRVVPCGLSPALTPLPINQQHAMAQDLMSLSHFGGFLFYPNSSFLATSAHYLNPQGQSGLDFRGCPSIRSRDYFSSPAIFSFVPAASGSFKYLTPDWLTQPKMEEKTLTEQEVTGARISKEQWESTDL; encoded by the exons ATGCGCACTTACTCTGAGCTGTGCGTCTCAGCAGAGGTGCCTCAAACTTTTCCAGGAGGAGATGCGGCTCCCCGCGCGACTGTCCTGTCCGGATTCACTCTGTTCCCAGTTGCATCCACGGGAGGACCGTCAAACCGAAGCCTGGATACCATCGTAGATCCGATCCTTCGCACATCTCCGCCGGAGCGCTCTGCGGTATTTTCTCGGTCTCATGAACTTGTGGAAATCGAGGAAACAGCAGAAGATGAGCCCAAACTTTATTTGGAAGCCAGTGAGCTTTGGAGACAGTTCCACAAATGCGGAACAGAAATGGTCATTACAAAATCTGGGAG ACGTATGTTTCCGCCGCTCAGGGCCAGGTGCACGGGGATGGACAGAAAAGCCAAATATATTCTCCTCATGGACATCGTGGCAGCTGATGACTGTAGATATAAATTCCATAACTCGCGATGGATGGTGGCGGGCAAGGCGGACCCCGAGATGCCCAAACGCATGTACATCCACCCGGACAGTCCGGCTACTGGAGAGCAGTGGATGTCGAAAGTGGTCAACTTCCACAAGCTGAAACTAACCAACAACATATCAGACAAGCATGGATTT ACAATTCTCAACTCGATGCACAAGTACCAGCCCAGGTTTCATATAGTAAAGGCACATGACATCCTAACGCTGCCTTACTGCACTTTTAGGACATATGTGTTCTCTGAGACTGAATTCATCGCAGTTACAGCTTACCAGAATGACAAG ATCACACAGCTGAAAATAGACAACAATCCTTTCGCCAAGGGATTCCGAGATACTGGCAATggaaggagagagaagag GAAACTACAACATTCATCCCACAGGTCTAAAGAGACACAGCTGACTGATGTGAAACACGAACCTGTAAAAGACTCTCCACAGCAATCACACGATTCCAGGTCTTCAG ATCCCCATGAGAGTGACAGTGATAAGGACACAAATTCTGAGGAGCTTCCTGGAGAAGAGATGTGTGAAACACACCAGGAAAAAGAACCACAGCCAAAGGTTTCCATCACAGAAGCAACCATGCAGACTACAGCCAGGATCCACAAAGATGTGGACCTCGGACAAAACCATGTCAGCAGCCTAACAACTGACCAAGCAAATCGCTGCCAGAAACAAGATGCAAAGACGGAACAACTGTCTGATGTCTCCACCGGTTTTGCATACAGCTGTGCTTATTCTCCAGAATTAAACAGATATCTGTGGGATCCCAGTGTCTCAAATGGCTTTTTCCACTCATCTCGGCTGAACACCTGGCACAGCTGTGCCAACATGGACAGAGTAGTACCATGTGGATTGAGTCCAGCGCTGACTCCTCTTCCTATTAATCAACAACATGCAATGGCACAG GACCTGATGAGCCTTTCACACTTTGGAGGATTTCTGTTTTATCCTAACTCCAGCTTCTTAGCAACATCGGCCCACTACCTCAACCCACAAGGCCAGTCCGGATTGGATTTCAGAGGCTGTCCAAGCATCCGCAGTCGGGATTACTTCTCCTCTCCGGCAATATTTTCATTTGTTCCTGCAGCAAGTGGCAGTTTCAAATATCTCACCCCAGATTGGCTTACACAGCCTAAGATGGAGGAAAAGACTTTAACAGAGCAGGAAGTGACTGGAGCCAGGATAAGTAAAGAACAGTGGGAGTCTACTGACCTGTGA